Proteins encoded in a region of the Cheilinus undulatus linkage group 8, ASM1832078v1, whole genome shotgun sequence genome:
- the ccne2 gene encoding G1/S-specific cyclin-E2: protein MSRRSGRITLQARDSNRPEPTVRPPLKKRKSEPSKKKVQPAAKKQSYEIQKCWSEDGASPCVLIETPHKELEPSDTSCFKQYTFKNLFIKSSPIPRLSWASSDDVWIKMINKELKYVHDKSYLQKHPKLQPKMRAILLDWLLEVSEVYGLHRQTAYLAQDYFDRYMLTQEDVSKEHLQLIGITALFIASKMEEIYPPKIVEFAYVTDGACDMWDIQQTELHLLKALDWNLCPETPISWLKLYAQVEAQKEGENFLEPQFSQKTYIQITRLLDLCMMDIGSLDWDYSILAAAAFCHFSSFEIVHKVSGLPWDSVYPCVAWMCPFMDVLQSEATPQLKNFPKVRPDDRHNIQTHVAYLDLLRKAQERQVDLPSGHLSPIAVGSQLTPPRSTEKPANH from the exons ATGTCCAGACGCAG CGGTCGCATCACTTTGCAAGCCAGAGATTCAAACCGGCCTGAGCCGACCGTCAGACCCCCGCTGAAGAAGAGAAAGTCTGAG CCTTCAAAGAAAAAAGTTCAGCCTGCAGCCAAAAAACAAAGCTATGAAATACAG AAGTGTTGGTCggaggatggagccagtccatGCGTCCTCATCGAAACCCCTCACAAAGAGCTGGAGCCGTCAGATACGTCCTGCTTCAAGCAGTACACGTTCAAGAACCTCTTCATCAAATCCTCCCCCATCCCTCGACTCAG CTGGGCCAGCTCAGACGACGTTTGGATCAAAATGATCAACAAGGAGCTGAAGTACGTCCACGATAAAAGCTACCTGCAGAAACATCCCAAACTTCAGCCCAAGATGAGAGCCATTCTGCTTGACTGGCTGCTGGAG gtcAGTGAGGTGTACGGTCTCCACCGGCAGACGGCCTACCTTGCTCAGGATTACTTCGACCGCTACATGCTGACTCAGGAGGATGTCAGCAAAGAACACCTGCAGCTCATTGGCATCACAGCGCTGTTTATTGCCTCAAAGATGGAG GAAATCTATCCTCCTAAAATCGTGGAGTTTGCCTACGTCACAGATGGAGCGTGTGATATGTGGGACATCCAGCAGACAGAGCTTCACCTACTAAAG GCGTTGGACTGGAATCTGTGTCCGGAGACACCCATCTCCTGGCTGAAGCTGTACGCTCAGGTCGAAGCTCAGAAGGAGGGGGAGAACTTTCTAGAGCCACAGTTCTCTCAGAAAACGTACATCCAGATCACACGG CTGTTGGACCTGTGTATGATGGACATCGGCTCCTTGGACTGGGACTACAGCATTCTGGCTGCCGctgctttctgccacttttcttcgTTTGAAATCGTTCATAAAGTCTCTG GTCTACCCTGGGACAGTGTTTATCCCTGTGTTGCGTGGATGTGTCCCTTCATGGATGTTCTCCAATCTGAAGCAACGCCTCAACTGAAAAACTTCCCCAAAGTCagacctgatgacagacacaaCATTCAGACACACGTGGCCTATCTTGACCTGCTG aggaAAGCTCAGGAGCGTCAGGTCGACCTCCCATCTGGTCATCTGTCCCCCATCGCTGTGGGATCACAGCTGACTCCGCCCAGGAGCACAGAGAAACCAGCCAATCACTGA